The Carassius gibelio isolate Cgi1373 ecotype wild population from Czech Republic chromosome B9, carGib1.2-hapl.c, whole genome shotgun sequence genome includes a region encoding these proteins:
- the LOC127964707 gene encoding SPRY domain-containing protein 7 isoform X3: MVKGTDVVIVKSGRRICGTGACLANAPLHQNKSYFEFKIQSTGVWGIGVATQKVNLNQVPLGRDSHSLVLRHDGSIYHNNEEKNRLPANSLPQEGDIVGVTYDHVEMNLYLNGKNMHCPASGIRGTVFPIVYVDDSAIIDAQFSDFYHTPPEGFEKILFEQQIF, translated from the exons ATGGTCAAAG GGACGGATGTGGTCATCGTGAAAAGCGGGAGGCGGATCTGTGGAACTGGAGCCTGTCTCGCCAACGCCCCTCTACACCAGAACAAGAGCTATTTTGAGTTCAAGATCCAGTCCACGG GTGTTTGGGGGATCGGTGTGGCCACTCAGAAGGTGAATCTGAACCAGGTGCCACTGGGTCGAGACAGTCACAGTTTGGTGCTTAGACACGATGGCTCCATATACCACAACAACGAGGAGAAGAACCGATTACCTGCCAACAGCCTACCCCAGGAGGGGGATATAGTG GGGGTGACCTATGATCACGTGGAAATGAACCTGTACTTAAATGGAAAAAACATGCACTGTCCAGCCTCAGGTATTCGAGGGACTGTGTTTCCCATAGTTTATG TGGACGACAGTGCCATCATAGACGCCCAGTTCAGTGATTTCTACCATACTCCACCTGAAGGCTTTGAAAAGATTCTGTTCGAACAGCAGATCTTTTGA
- the LOC127964706 gene encoding tripartite motif-containing 13-like isoform X2, translated as MELLEEDLTCPICCCLFEDPRVLPCSHSFCKKCLEGILDGNRSPAWRPPFKCPTCRKETVHNGIASLQVNYSLRGIVEKYNRIRVMPTMSLCRVHSGQPLNIFCATDLKLICGFCATTGDHKGHTFCALEEAYEREKLAFEELFRVVEGWRGEEVHSCLESLEGAKRKALERVSRDADRVSEYFEKVLCTLEHKRSEILSDFETLKLAVMQTFDPEINQLRSALEEQQRALSIAESFRSLSDPLTFLQQMQDFREKLRVIQGTPLPSRTDVDVGLRGLQSFDVKEWDRMRLGEVDKLCAPYESSTYLASLPPAAAPRYSRVLWRVVLVVCACFTALNFLPSDCLALSIQDKVVALSGLSLPCPGEIVRWLGFCWKEAEAICTLITELCRNCILDLINTTSDFLS; from the coding sequence ATGGAGCTCTTGGAGGAGGACCTCACATGCCCAATATGCTGCTGTCTTTTCGAGGATCCGCGTGTCCTGCCGTGCTCTCACAGCTTCTGCAAGAAGTGTCTGGAGGGCATCCTGGACGGTAACCGGAGCCCTGCTTGGAGACCACCGTTCAAATGTCCGACCTGTCGAAAGGAGACCGTGCACAACGGCATCGCGAGCTTGCAAGTCAATTACTCCCTGCGTGGCATCGTGGAGAAGTACAACAGGATTCGAGTGATGCCGACGATGTCTCTCTGCCGAGTTCACAGCGGACAGCCGCTCAACATCTTCTGCGCCACGGATCTGAAGCTCATCTGTGGCTTCTGCGCCACGACAGGTGATCATAAAGGACACACGTTTTGCGCCCTGGAGGAGGCGTATGAACGCGAGAAGCTCGCGTTTGAGGAGTTGTTTCGTGTCGTGGAGGGCTGGAGGGGCGAGGAGGTGCATTCGTGCCTGGAATCGTTAGAAGGAGCGAAGAGGAAAGCACTGGAGAGGGTCTCGCGGGACGCGGATCGAGTCTCAGAGTACTTTGAAAAAGTTTTATGCACGCTGGAGCACAAACGGAGCGAGATCCTCTCGGACTTTGAGACCCTGAAGCTCGCGGTCATGCAGACCTTTGACCCTGAGATCAACCAGCTCCGCTCGGCGCTCGAGGAGCAGCAGCGTGCGCTCAGCATCGCCGAATCCTTCCGGTCGCTCTCCGACCCGCTGACTTTCCTCCAGCAAATGCAGGACTTCAGAGAAAAGCTGCGCGTCATTCAGGGAACGCCGCTGCCGTCTCGGACGGACGTGGACGTGGGGTTGCGTGGCCTGCAGAGCTTCGATGTGAAGGAATGGGACCGGATGCGTCTTGGAGAGGTGGACAAGCTGTGTGCCCCTTACGAGAGCAGCACCTACCTGGCTTCGCTGCCCCCTGCCGCAGCTCCGCGCTACTCCCGGGTGCTGTGGAGAGTTGTTCTGGTTGTATGTGCGTGTTTCACAGCGCTGAACTTTCTCCCGTCGGACTGTCTCGCTCTGAGCATCCAGGATAAGGTGGTCGCACTCAGTGGCCTTTCTCTGCCCTGTCCTGGAGAGATTGTGCGCTGGCTTGGCTTCTGCTGGAAAGAAGCGGAAGCGATCTGCACGCTAATAACCGAGCTGTGTCGGAACTGTATCTTGGACCTGATAAACACAACATCAGATTTCCTCAGCTGA
- the LOC127964706 gene encoding tripartite motif-containing 13-like isoform X1, translated as MHEIDACQDDDTMELLEEDLTCPICCCLFEDPRVLPCSHSFCKKCLEGILDGNRSPAWRPPFKCPTCRKETVHNGIASLQVNYSLRGIVEKYNRIRVMPTMSLCRVHSGQPLNIFCATDLKLICGFCATTGDHKGHTFCALEEAYEREKLAFEELFRVVEGWRGEEVHSCLESLEGAKRKALERVSRDADRVSEYFEKVLCTLEHKRSEILSDFETLKLAVMQTFDPEINQLRSALEEQQRALSIAESFRSLSDPLTFLQQMQDFREKLRVIQGTPLPSRTDVDVGLRGLQSFDVKEWDRMRLGEVDKLCAPYESSTYLASLPPAAAPRYSRVLWRVVLVVCACFTALNFLPSDCLALSIQDKVVALSGLSLPCPGEIVRWLGFCWKEAEAICTLITELCRNCILDLINTTSDFLS; from the exons ATGCACGAGATAGACGCTTGCCAAGATGAT GATACGATGGAGCTCTTGGAGGAGGACCTCACATGCCCAATATGCTGCTGTCTTTTCGAGGATCCGCGTGTCCTGCCGTGCTCTCACAGCTTCTGCAAGAAGTGTCTGGAGGGCATCCTGGACGGTAACCGGAGCCCTGCTTGGAGACCACCGTTCAAATGTCCGACCTGTCGAAAGGAGACCGTGCACAACGGCATCGCGAGCTTGCAAGTCAATTACTCCCTGCGTGGCATCGTGGAGAAGTACAACAGGATTCGAGTGATGCCGACGATGTCTCTCTGCCGAGTTCACAGCGGACAGCCGCTCAACATCTTCTGCGCCACGGATCTGAAGCTCATCTGTGGCTTCTGCGCCACGACAGGTGATCATAAAGGACACACGTTTTGCGCCCTGGAGGAGGCGTATGAACGCGAGAAGCTCGCGTTTGAGGAGTTGTTTCGTGTCGTGGAGGGCTGGAGGGGCGAGGAGGTGCATTCGTGCCTGGAATCGTTAGAAGGAGCGAAGAGGAAAGCACTGGAGAGGGTCTCGCGGGACGCGGATCGAGTCTCAGAGTACTTTGAAAAAGTTTTATGCACGCTGGAGCACAAACGGAGCGAGATCCTCTCGGACTTTGAGACCCTGAAGCTCGCGGTCATGCAGACCTTTGACCCTGAGATCAACCAGCTCCGCTCGGCGCTCGAGGAGCAGCAGCGTGCGCTCAGCATCGCCGAATCCTTCCGGTCGCTCTCCGACCCGCTGACTTTCCTCCAGCAAATGCAGGACTTCAGAGAAAAGCTGCGCGTCATTCAGGGAACGCCGCTGCCGTCTCGGACGGACGTGGACGTGGGGTTGCGTGGCCTGCAGAGCTTCGATGTGAAGGAATGGGACCGGATGCGTCTTGGAGAGGTGGACAAGCTGTGTGCCCCTTACGAGAGCAGCACCTACCTGGCTTCGCTGCCCCCTGCCGCAGCTCCGCGCTACTCCCGGGTGCTGTGGAGAGTTGTTCTGGTTGTATGTGCGTGTTTCACAGCGCTGAACTTTCTCCCGTCGGACTGTCTCGCTCTGAGCATCCAGGATAAGGTGGTCGCACTCAGTGGCCTTTCTCTGCCCTGTCCTGGAGAGATTGTGCGCTGGCTTGGCTTCTGCTGGAAAGAAGCGGAAGCGATCTGCACGCTAATAACCGAGCTGTGTCGGAACTGTATCTTGGACCTGATAAACACAACATCAGATTTCCTCAGCTGA
- the LOC127964707 gene encoding SPRY domain-containing protein 7 isoform X1 produces MAAVFTCCLACCGDGGAGHAPLKEMPTVHLDTHHMGTDVVIVKSGRRICGTGACLANAPLHQNKSYFEFKIQSTGVWGIGVATQKVNLNQVPLGRDSHSLVLRHDGSIYHNNEEKNRLPANSLPQEGDIVGVTYDHVEMNLYLNGKNMHCPASGIRGTVFPIVYVDDSAIIDAQFSDFYHTPPEGFEKILFEQQIF; encoded by the exons ATGGCTGCAGTGTTTACGTGTTGTTTGGCCTGCTGCGGGGATGGCGGAGCGGGCCATGCCCCCCTCAAAGAGATGCCCACCGTACATCTAGACACGCACCACATGG GGACGGATGTGGTCATCGTGAAAAGCGGGAGGCGGATCTGTGGAACTGGAGCCTGTCTCGCCAACGCCCCTCTACACCAGAACAAGAGCTATTTTGAGTTCAAGATCCAGTCCACGG GTGTTTGGGGGATCGGTGTGGCCACTCAGAAGGTGAATCTGAACCAGGTGCCACTGGGTCGAGACAGTCACAGTTTGGTGCTTAGACACGATGGCTCCATATACCACAACAACGAGGAGAAGAACCGATTACCTGCCAACAGCCTACCCCAGGAGGGGGATATAGTG GGGGTGACCTATGATCACGTGGAAATGAACCTGTACTTAAATGGAAAAAACATGCACTGTCCAGCCTCAGGTATTCGAGGGACTGTGTTTCCCATAGTTTATG TGGACGACAGTGCCATCATAGACGCCCAGTTCAGTGATTTCTACCATACTCCACCTGAAGGCTTTGAAAAGATTCTGTTCGAACAGCAGATCTTTTGA
- the LOC127964707 gene encoding SPRY domain-containing protein 7 isoform X2: protein MAAVFTCCLACCGDGGAGHAPLKEMPTVHLDTHHMGTDVVIVKSGRRICGTGACLANAPLHQNKSYFEFKIQSTGVWGIGVATQKVNLNQVPLGRDSHSLVLRHDGSIYHNNEEKNRLPANSLPQEGDIVGVTYDHVEMNLYLNGKNMHCPASGIRGTVFPIVYGC, encoded by the exons ATGGCTGCAGTGTTTACGTGTTGTTTGGCCTGCTGCGGGGATGGCGGAGCGGGCCATGCCCCCCTCAAAGAGATGCCCACCGTACATCTAGACACGCACCACATGG GGACGGATGTGGTCATCGTGAAAAGCGGGAGGCGGATCTGTGGAACTGGAGCCTGTCTCGCCAACGCCCCTCTACACCAGAACAAGAGCTATTTTGAGTTCAAGATCCAGTCCACGG GTGTTTGGGGGATCGGTGTGGCCACTCAGAAGGTGAATCTGAACCAGGTGCCACTGGGTCGAGACAGTCACAGTTTGGTGCTTAGACACGATGGCTCCATATACCACAACAACGAGGAGAAGAACCGATTACCTGCCAACAGCCTACCCCAGGAGGGGGATATAGTG GGGGTGACCTATGATCACGTGGAAATGAACCTGTACTTAAATGGAAAAAACATGCACTGTCCAGCCTCAGGTATTCGAGGGACTGTGTTTCCCATAGTTTATG GCTGCTGA
- the LOC127964705 gene encoding uncharacterized protein LOC127964705 isoform X1, whose amino-acid sequence MGSNQFQSQNTIICVLCDQSDENKTTGTLSSKGNISAHQNCLLYASALYCKSSPTYDDLFGFDVEDVKKELRRGKRLICHYCKKKGATAGCGVKHCKRSYHLPCAIEHHASIDEKRFELFCELHDPESKKKSSPDGRRPNMKRPGRRDSDSSTGSSVSSSKKKKTIILLDSDDEDESMYAPVQSDIEDLTAPEQNNLSTPDPENKRPCAKPSPSTTGSLNLRSAQKPCGSADNSVELHGRSKGFPYMYRASMSRLLKVTPRRRKNKHNVDSDDESPASSDRAAAPGLSDPEDPMLQKQPKQSTPVPKKTRLCEKLNPTTTEADDDTDIDSEESQSLLPSKTYHITVPCSVILDSGPFEESEHSLESSSPAGAAVSTSPGSVTETPPTNRTPPHRAPTTDRVPPAAVYSMPTLDYFPCDPSGQPGSPHHPRPTVDVPAVPPTGVSPSPRRLAAADASDVGSTVNSESIATKFWTRCNEAGWTKEIFSELVSRLSSLEEKVQSQKASRKEYDVAFKVLEASGQLPCIITHLEQDLEKEERYLQRRKAALRDAKAVLNV is encoded by the exons ATGGGATCGAATCAGTTTCAATCTCAGAATACAATTATTTGTGTACTTTGCGATCAATCAGACGAAAATAAAACCACAGGGACCCTGTCCTCCAAAGGCAACATCTCCGCACATCAAAACTGTTTG CTGTATGCATCAGCGCTCTACTGCAAGAGCTCACCCACCTATGACGACCTGTTTGGATTTGATGTAGAAGATGTAAAGAAAGAGCTGAGGAGAGGAAAAAGACTA ATTTGccactactgtaaaaaaaaaggtgCTACAGCGGGATGTGGAGTCAAACATTGTAAGCGCTCATACCATTTGCCCTGCGCTATAGAGCATCATGCCAGCATCGATGAAAAACGTTTTGa aCTGTTCTGTGAATTACATGATCCAGAATCCAAAAAGAAAA gttCGCCAGACGGTCGAAGGCCTAACATGAAAAGGCCTGGCAGG AGAGATTCTGATTCATCTACAGG GTCGTCAGTGAGTTCCTCCAAAAAGAAGAAGACTATAATTTTGTTAGATTCTG atgATGAGGACGAATCTATGTATGCTCCAGTACAGTCAGATATAGAGGACTTAACAGCTCCAGAACAGAACAAT ctgTCAACTCCTGATCCTGAAAATAAAAG GCCCTGTGCAAAGCCCAGTCCATCAACCACAG GTTCATTAAACTTAAGGTCTGCTCAGAAGCCTTGTGGATCTGCAGACAATTCAGTAGAATTGCATGGCAgg AGTAAAGGCTTTCCATATATGTACAGAGCAAGTATGTCTCG ATTGCTAAAAGTAACgcccagaaggagaaaaaataaacacaatgtaGACTCAG ATGATGAGAGCCCAGCCAGCTCTGACCGTGCAGCAGCTCCAGGGCTGTCAGATCCGGAGGACCCTATGCTTCAAAAACAGCCCAAG CAGTCCACTCCTGTGCCTAAAAAAACAAG GCTGTGTGAAAAACTCAATCCAACAACCACAG AAGCTGACGATGACACCGACATTGATTCA GAAGAGTCTCAGAGTTTGTTACCATCAAAAACATACCATATCACTGTTCCCTGTAGCGTTATTTTGGACTCTGGACCCTTTGAAGAATCAG AGCACAGTTTAGAATCTTCTTCACCTGCCGGTGCAGCTGTGTCTACCTCACCTGGGTCTGTCACTGAAACACCACCCACAAACAGAACTCCACCGCACAGAGCTCCAACCACTGACCGTGTCCCACCAGCTGCCGTTTACTCTATGCCTACCCTGGACTATTTCCCCTGTGATCCCTCAGGGCAGCCCGGCTCACCTCATCATCCGAGGCCCACTGTAGATGTTCCAGCAGTCCCTCCGACAGGGGTTTCTCCATCACCAAGGCGTCTCGCTGCAGCAGATGCTTCTGATGTGGGTTCCACGGTGAACTCTGAGTCTATTGCCACCAAATTTTGGACCAGATGTAATGAGGCCGGGTGGACTAAAGAAATCTTCTCAGAGCTTGTGTCTCGGCTCAGCAGCCTAGAAGAAAAAGTGCAGTCACAGAAAGCCAGCCGCAAAG AATATGATGTTGCTTTCAAAGTATTGGAGGCATCTGGACAGCTGCCTTGCATTATTACTCATCTGGAACAAG ACCTGGAGAAAGAGGAACGGTATTTGCAGAGGAGAAAAGCAGCACTGAGGGATGCCAAAGCTGtactaaatgtttaa
- the LOC127964705 gene encoding uncharacterized protein LOC127964705 isoform X2 yields MGSNQFQSQNTIICVLCDQSDENKTTGTLSSKGNISAHQNCLLYASALYCKSSPTYDDLFGFDVEDVKKELRRGKRLICHYCKKKGATAGCGVKHCKRSYHLPCAIEHHASIDEKRFELFCELHDPESKKKSSPDGRRPNMKRPGRRDSDSSTGSSVSSSKKKKTIILLDSDDEDESMYAPVQSDIEDLTAPEQNNLSTPDPENKRPCAKPSPSTTGSLNLRSAQKPCGSADNSVELHGRSKGFPYMYRASMSRLLKVTPRRRKNKHNVDSDDESPASSDRAAAPGLSDPEDPMLQKQPKSTPVPKKTRLCEKLNPTTTEADDDTDIDSEESQSLLPSKTYHITVPCSVILDSGPFEESEHSLESSSPAGAAVSTSPGSVTETPPTNRTPPHRAPTTDRVPPAAVYSMPTLDYFPCDPSGQPGSPHHPRPTVDVPAVPPTGVSPSPRRLAAADASDVGSTVNSESIATKFWTRCNEAGWTKEIFSELVSRLSSLEEKVQSQKASRKEYDVAFKVLEASGQLPCIITHLEQDLEKEERYLQRRKAALRDAKAVLNV; encoded by the exons ATGGGATCGAATCAGTTTCAATCTCAGAATACAATTATTTGTGTACTTTGCGATCAATCAGACGAAAATAAAACCACAGGGACCCTGTCCTCCAAAGGCAACATCTCCGCACATCAAAACTGTTTG CTGTATGCATCAGCGCTCTACTGCAAGAGCTCACCCACCTATGACGACCTGTTTGGATTTGATGTAGAAGATGTAAAGAAAGAGCTGAGGAGAGGAAAAAGACTA ATTTGccactactgtaaaaaaaaaggtgCTACAGCGGGATGTGGAGTCAAACATTGTAAGCGCTCATACCATTTGCCCTGCGCTATAGAGCATCATGCCAGCATCGATGAAAAACGTTTTGa aCTGTTCTGTGAATTACATGATCCAGAATCCAAAAAGAAAA gttCGCCAGACGGTCGAAGGCCTAACATGAAAAGGCCTGGCAGG AGAGATTCTGATTCATCTACAGG GTCGTCAGTGAGTTCCTCCAAAAAGAAGAAGACTATAATTTTGTTAGATTCTG atgATGAGGACGAATCTATGTATGCTCCAGTACAGTCAGATATAGAGGACTTAACAGCTCCAGAACAGAACAAT ctgTCAACTCCTGATCCTGAAAATAAAAG GCCCTGTGCAAAGCCCAGTCCATCAACCACAG GTTCATTAAACTTAAGGTCTGCTCAGAAGCCTTGTGGATCTGCAGACAATTCAGTAGAATTGCATGGCAgg AGTAAAGGCTTTCCATATATGTACAGAGCAAGTATGTCTCG ATTGCTAAAAGTAACgcccagaaggagaaaaaataaacacaatgtaGACTCAG ATGATGAGAGCCCAGCCAGCTCTGACCGTGCAGCAGCTCCAGGGCTGTCAGATCCGGAGGACCCTATGCTTCAAAAACAGCCCAAG TCCACTCCTGTGCCTAAAAAAACAAG GCTGTGTGAAAAACTCAATCCAACAACCACAG AAGCTGACGATGACACCGACATTGATTCA GAAGAGTCTCAGAGTTTGTTACCATCAAAAACATACCATATCACTGTTCCCTGTAGCGTTATTTTGGACTCTGGACCCTTTGAAGAATCAG AGCACAGTTTAGAATCTTCTTCACCTGCCGGTGCAGCTGTGTCTACCTCACCTGGGTCTGTCACTGAAACACCACCCACAAACAGAACTCCACCGCACAGAGCTCCAACCACTGACCGTGTCCCACCAGCTGCCGTTTACTCTATGCCTACCCTGGACTATTTCCCCTGTGATCCCTCAGGGCAGCCCGGCTCACCTCATCATCCGAGGCCCACTGTAGATGTTCCAGCAGTCCCTCCGACAGGGGTTTCTCCATCACCAAGGCGTCTCGCTGCAGCAGATGCTTCTGATGTGGGTTCCACGGTGAACTCTGAGTCTATTGCCACCAAATTTTGGACCAGATGTAATGAGGCCGGGTGGACTAAAGAAATCTTCTCAGAGCTTGTGTCTCGGCTCAGCAGCCTAGAAGAAAAAGTGCAGTCACAGAAAGCCAGCCGCAAAG AATATGATGTTGCTTTCAAAGTATTGGAGGCATCTGGACAGCTGCCTTGCATTATTACTCATCTGGAACAAG ACCTGGAGAAAGAGGAACGGTATTTGCAGAGGAGAAAAGCAGCACTGAGGGATGCCAAAGCTGtactaaatgtttaa
- the LOC127964705 gene encoding nucleolar protein dao-5 isoform X3, which yields MGSNQFQSQNTIICVLCDQSDENKTTGTLSSKGNISAHQNCLLYASALYCKSSPTYDDLFGFDVEDVKKELRRGKRLICHYCKKKGATAGCGVKHCKRSYHLPCAIEHHASIDEKRFELFCELHDPESKKKSSPDGRRPNMKRPGRRDSDSSTGSSVSSSKKKKTIILLDSDDEDESMYAPVQSDIEDLTAPEQNNLSTPDPENKRPCAKPSPSTTDDESPASSDRAAAPGLSDPEDPMLQKQPKQSTPVPKKTRLCEKLNPTTTEADDDTDIDSEESQSLLPSKTYHITVPCSVILDSGPFEESEHSLESSSPAGAAVSTSPGSVTETPPTNRTPPHRAPTTDRVPPAAVYSMPTLDYFPCDPSGQPGSPHHPRPTVDVPAVPPTGVSPSPRRLAAADASDVGSTVNSESIATKFWTRCNEAGWTKEIFSELVSRLSSLEEKVQSQKASRKEYDVAFKVLEASGQLPCIITHLEQDLEKEERYLQRRKAALRDAKAVLNV from the exons ATGGGATCGAATCAGTTTCAATCTCAGAATACAATTATTTGTGTACTTTGCGATCAATCAGACGAAAATAAAACCACAGGGACCCTGTCCTCCAAAGGCAACATCTCCGCACATCAAAACTGTTTG CTGTATGCATCAGCGCTCTACTGCAAGAGCTCACCCACCTATGACGACCTGTTTGGATTTGATGTAGAAGATGTAAAGAAAGAGCTGAGGAGAGGAAAAAGACTA ATTTGccactactgtaaaaaaaaaggtgCTACAGCGGGATGTGGAGTCAAACATTGTAAGCGCTCATACCATTTGCCCTGCGCTATAGAGCATCATGCCAGCATCGATGAAAAACGTTTTGa aCTGTTCTGTGAATTACATGATCCAGAATCCAAAAAGAAAA gttCGCCAGACGGTCGAAGGCCTAACATGAAAAGGCCTGGCAGG AGAGATTCTGATTCATCTACAGG GTCGTCAGTGAGTTCCTCCAAAAAGAAGAAGACTATAATTTTGTTAGATTCTG atgATGAGGACGAATCTATGTATGCTCCAGTACAGTCAGATATAGAGGACTTAACAGCTCCAGAACAGAACAAT ctgTCAACTCCTGATCCTGAAAATAAAAG GCCCTGTGCAAAGCCCAGTCCATCAACCACAG ATGATGAGAGCCCAGCCAGCTCTGACCGTGCAGCAGCTCCAGGGCTGTCAGATCCGGAGGACCCTATGCTTCAAAAACAGCCCAAG CAGTCCACTCCTGTGCCTAAAAAAACAAG GCTGTGTGAAAAACTCAATCCAACAACCACAG AAGCTGACGATGACACCGACATTGATTCA GAAGAGTCTCAGAGTTTGTTACCATCAAAAACATACCATATCACTGTTCCCTGTAGCGTTATTTTGGACTCTGGACCCTTTGAAGAATCAG AGCACAGTTTAGAATCTTCTTCACCTGCCGGTGCAGCTGTGTCTACCTCACCTGGGTCTGTCACTGAAACACCACCCACAAACAGAACTCCACCGCACAGAGCTCCAACCACTGACCGTGTCCCACCAGCTGCCGTTTACTCTATGCCTACCCTGGACTATTTCCCCTGTGATCCCTCAGGGCAGCCCGGCTCACCTCATCATCCGAGGCCCACTGTAGATGTTCCAGCAGTCCCTCCGACAGGGGTTTCTCCATCACCAAGGCGTCTCGCTGCAGCAGATGCTTCTGATGTGGGTTCCACGGTGAACTCTGAGTCTATTGCCACCAAATTTTGGACCAGATGTAATGAGGCCGGGTGGACTAAAGAAATCTTCTCAGAGCTTGTGTCTCGGCTCAGCAGCCTAGAAGAAAAAGTGCAGTCACAGAAAGCCAGCCGCAAAG AATATGATGTTGCTTTCAAAGTATTGGAGGCATCTGGACAGCTGCCTTGCATTATTACTCATCTGGAACAAG ACCTGGAGAAAGAGGAACGGTATTTGCAGAGGAGAAAAGCAGCACTGAGGGATGCCAAAGCTGtactaaatgtttaa
- the LOC127964705 gene encoding proteoglycan 4 isoform X4, with the protein MGSNQFQSQNTIICVLCDQSDENKTTGTLSSKGNISAHQNCLLYASALYCKSSPTYDDLFGFDVEDVKKELRRGKRLICHYCKKKGATAGCGVKHCKRSYHLPCAIEHHASIDEKRFELFCELHDPESKKKSSPDGRRPNMKRPGRRDSDSSTGSSVSSSKKKKTIILLDSDDEDESMYAPVQSDIEDLTAPEQNNLSTPDPENKRPCAKPSPSTTDDESPASSDRAAAPGLSDPEDPMLQKQPKSTPVPKKTRLCEKLNPTTTEADDDTDIDSEESQSLLPSKTYHITVPCSVILDSGPFEESEHSLESSSPAGAAVSTSPGSVTETPPTNRTPPHRAPTTDRVPPAAVYSMPTLDYFPCDPSGQPGSPHHPRPTVDVPAVPPTGVSPSPRRLAAADASDVGSTVNSESIATKFWTRCNEAGWTKEIFSELVSRLSSLEEKVQSQKASRKEYDVAFKVLEASGQLPCIITHLEQDLEKEERYLQRRKAALRDAKAVLNV; encoded by the exons ATGGGATCGAATCAGTTTCAATCTCAGAATACAATTATTTGTGTACTTTGCGATCAATCAGACGAAAATAAAACCACAGGGACCCTGTCCTCCAAAGGCAACATCTCCGCACATCAAAACTGTTTG CTGTATGCATCAGCGCTCTACTGCAAGAGCTCACCCACCTATGACGACCTGTTTGGATTTGATGTAGAAGATGTAAAGAAAGAGCTGAGGAGAGGAAAAAGACTA ATTTGccactactgtaaaaaaaaaggtgCTACAGCGGGATGTGGAGTCAAACATTGTAAGCGCTCATACCATTTGCCCTGCGCTATAGAGCATCATGCCAGCATCGATGAAAAACGTTTTGa aCTGTTCTGTGAATTACATGATCCAGAATCCAAAAAGAAAA gttCGCCAGACGGTCGAAGGCCTAACATGAAAAGGCCTGGCAGG AGAGATTCTGATTCATCTACAGG GTCGTCAGTGAGTTCCTCCAAAAAGAAGAAGACTATAATTTTGTTAGATTCTG atgATGAGGACGAATCTATGTATGCTCCAGTACAGTCAGATATAGAGGACTTAACAGCTCCAGAACAGAACAAT ctgTCAACTCCTGATCCTGAAAATAAAAG GCCCTGTGCAAAGCCCAGTCCATCAACCACAG ATGATGAGAGCCCAGCCAGCTCTGACCGTGCAGCAGCTCCAGGGCTGTCAGATCCGGAGGACCCTATGCTTCAAAAACAGCCCAAG TCCACTCCTGTGCCTAAAAAAACAAG GCTGTGTGAAAAACTCAATCCAACAACCACAG AAGCTGACGATGACACCGACATTGATTCA GAAGAGTCTCAGAGTTTGTTACCATCAAAAACATACCATATCACTGTTCCCTGTAGCGTTATTTTGGACTCTGGACCCTTTGAAGAATCAG AGCACAGTTTAGAATCTTCTTCACCTGCCGGTGCAGCTGTGTCTACCTCACCTGGGTCTGTCACTGAAACACCACCCACAAACAGAACTCCACCGCACAGAGCTCCAACCACTGACCGTGTCCCACCAGCTGCCGTTTACTCTATGCCTACCCTGGACTATTTCCCCTGTGATCCCTCAGGGCAGCCCGGCTCACCTCATCATCCGAGGCCCACTGTAGATGTTCCAGCAGTCCCTCCGACAGGGGTTTCTCCATCACCAAGGCGTCTCGCTGCAGCAGATGCTTCTGATGTGGGTTCCACGGTGAACTCTGAGTCTATTGCCACCAAATTTTGGACCAGATGTAATGAGGCCGGGTGGACTAAAGAAATCTTCTCAGAGCTTGTGTCTCGGCTCAGCAGCCTAGAAGAAAAAGTGCAGTCACAGAAAGCCAGCCGCAAAG AATATGATGTTGCTTTCAAAGTATTGGAGGCATCTGGACAGCTGCCTTGCATTATTACTCATCTGGAACAAG ACCTGGAGAAAGAGGAACGGTATTTGCAGAGGAGAAAAGCAGCACTGAGGGATGCCAAAGCTGtactaaatgtttaa